The window TTTGTGATGGTTCAATGACGTCGTCAATGTAGCCTTTCTCCGCAGCAATGTAAGGGTTTGCAAATTTTTCACGGTACTCAGTCGTCAACTCTTTTTTCCTCTTTTGCGGGTCTTTTGCTTTTGCAATGTCCTTTCGGAAAATGATGTTGATTGCTCCGGCTGGACCCATGACGGCGATTTCTGCGGATGGCCAAGCATAGTTTATGTCTGCGCCAGAGTGCTTACTTCCCATGACGTCGTATGCTCCCCCGTAAGCTTTGCGGATTATGACAGTGATTTTTGGTACAGTGGCTTCGCAATAAGCAAAGAGAAGTTTCGAGCCGTGGCGTATTATTCCGCCGTGTTCTTGGTCTATGCCTGGTAGAAAGCCTGGGACATCTTCAAAGGTGATTATGGGGATGTTGAAGGCGTCGCAGAACCTTATGAAACGTGCTGCTTTTGTTGAAGAGTTTACGTCTAGGGTGCCTGCGTAATATTTTGGCTGGTTTGCCACGATTCCTATTGAACGCCCGTTTAATCTTGCGAATCCTACTACTATGTTTGGTGCCCAGAGGGGATGGACTTCTAAGAATTCCCCGTTGTCCACCACTGTAGTGATTATGTTCTTCGTGTCGTATGGCTTGTCTGGGTCGTCTGGCACAATTTCCTCTAGATGATCGTCGGTGCGGTTTGGGTCATCGCCAGTTTCTTCAGTAGGCGGGTCCTCCATGTTGTTAGAGGGCAGGTAGCTGAGAAGCTTTTTAATGAGTTCAATGCATTCTTGCTCGTTGTCAGCCATAAAATGACAAACGCCGCTAGTCTGCATGTGGACTAGAGCGCCACCCAACTCTTCAAAATCAACTTCTTGTCCCAAGACGGTTTTGATAACTTCAGGTCCAGTGATAAACATGTGACTCGTATCCTTAACCATGATGATGAAATCGGTCATGGCTGGCGAGTAAACTGCTCCACCTGCACAAGGCCCCATAACAGCAGAAATCTGGGGAATAACACCCGAGGCTATTACATTTTTAAAGAAGATGTCACCGTAACCAGCGAGGCTTGCAACTCCCTCTTGGATTCTTGCGCCGCCGCTGTCATTCAAGCCTATCACCGGCGCACCTGTTTTCATGGCTAAATCCATTAACTTACAAACTTTTTCGGCAAACATTTCTCCAAGAGAGCCGCCGACCACTGTGAAGTCTTGGGAGAAAACGTAGACTAGGCGCCCGTTGATTGTCCCGTATCCCGTTATCACGCCGTCTCCCGGAATTTTTCTTTTAGCCATTCCAAAATCTGTGCATCGATGAACTGTGAAGGGGTCAAGTTCTACGAAGCTGTTAGCGTCCAGAAGCAGGTCTATTCTTTCTCTTGCAGTCAGCTTTCCTTGTTTGTGTTGTTTTTCTATCCGTTCTTTTCCGCCTCCAAGCTTCGCTCTTTCTCGCAGCTTACGCATTCGCTGAATCTTTTCTTTCACTGTTGGTTCTCGTATCGCCAAATTAGCTCACCCGCGAATTGCTACACTGTTCTTTTCAGATATATATTTACTTCACTAGTCAAACATAGAAAAACATAACTTTCAGAATATCGTTGAAAATATGGTGATACTGATGCTGCGATTCTACAATACAATGACCCGGAAGAAGGAGGTTTTCGAGCCTATTGAAGAAGGCAAAGTTCGCCTATATTCGTGTGGACTGACCGTATATGATTATGCACACATAGGCAATCTTAGGGCATATGTGTTTGTTGATCTCCTGAGGCGTTGGCTGGAATATCAAGGCTTCAACGTAAAGCATGTGATGAACATCACAGACGTGGATGACAAAACTATTCGAGGTATGCAGAAAGAAAGCATATCTCTTAAGCAATATACTCAACGATATATCGACGCGTTCTTTGAAGACTTGCAGGTGCTGAACATTAAGAAAGCTAAAATTGTTCCAAAAGCCACAGAGCACATAGACGAAATGGTTAGACTAGTTGAAACTTTGATGGAGAAAGGTTACGGTTATAGAGGCGAAGACGGATCAATTTACTATGCTATCTCGAGATTCAAGAATTACGGCAAATTATCTAAAATGAAACTAAAAAAACTCAAAGCTGGAGCAAGAGTCAAAGTTGACGAGTATGGAAAAGAGCAAGCAAGTGATTTCACTCTTTGGAAAGCATGGGACCCAGACGATGACAATGTATTCTGGGAAACAAAACTGGGCAAAGGCAGACCAGGATGGCATATTGAATGCTCTGCCATGTCGATGAAATATTTGGGTGAAACTTTGGATATTCACACAGGCGGAGTTGACAATATCTTTCCACACCACGAAAATGAAATCGCTCAAAGCGAGGCTGCGACTGGTAAAAAATTTGTTAATTATTGGCTGCATAATGAACACCTGCTTATTAAAGGCGAAAGAATGGGCAAATCACTTAGAAACTTCTATACATTGCGAGATTTACTCCGCATGGGGCACAATCCCTTTGCTGTAAGATACTTTTTACTATCAACACATTACAGGAAACAATTCAGCTTCACTTTGGAAAGCTTGGAAGCAGCTAAAAATACCTTGCAGCGACTCTACGACTTCATGGAAAGACTCGAGGAAGTCGAACGCAGAGAAGGCGGCAAAGAAATCAAAGAACTAACCGAAAAAGCAAGAAAAGATTTTGAAAACGTGATGGACTACGACTTGGACATAAGCAAAGCTCTTGCAACTGTATTTAATCTCGTAAAAGAAGTAAACATACTAATCGATCAAGGGAGAATAGATCGAGCGGGAGCAGAGCAAGCAAGAAATTTGATGATTGACTTTGATAAAGTCTTAGGTATTTTCGGTGATTTTTGGAAACGAAAAGAAGAAAAATTGCCCAAGGAAGTTGAAGAGTTAATTAGGAAGAGAGAGGAAGCGAGGAAAGCTAAGGACTGGAAAACCGCCGACACTATCCGGGATAAGCTACGAATGATGGGTATAATTCTAGTGGATACACCTGAAGGAGTAAAATGGAAAAAAGAACGTAGCAATGACTAAGGCTGTTTTCTTAACGTTAAATCGCCTACCACTACCTTTTCTAGTGTGCCATTCTCAAGCCTAATAACAAGGGCACCGTCTTCGTCGATGTCCCATGCTTCTCCCGCAAGAACATCATCAAAACTGGTAATTTGCACTTGTTCGCCAAGAAATGTTGCCATGCTTTTCCATTCTTGTAACAGAGCATTCCACAATCCCCGTTGTAAACATTTGTAGCGATGTTCAAAGTTTCGTAAAAGGTTTCTAGTCAATGCCTTTCGCTTTATCTTGTGGCCTAATTCGTACTGCAAAGATGTTACAGCGTCTCGGAGACTAGGGGAAAAACATTCCAAGTCTATGTTAGCATTTATTCCAACTCCCACAACCATAGATTCAACACTCTTTCGTTTGCTACTTGTCTCGGTTAAAATTCCACAGATTTTTC is drawn from Candidatus Bathyarchaeota archaeon and contains these coding sequences:
- a CDS encoding methylmalonyl-CoA carboxyltransferase, with amino-acid sequence MRKLRERAKLGGGKERIEKQHKQGKLTARERIDLLLDANSFVELDPFTVHRCTDFGMAKRKIPGDGVITGYGTINGRLVYVFSQDFTVVGGSLGEMFAEKVCKLMDLAMKTGAPVIGLNDSGGARIQEGVASLAGYGDIFFKNVIASGVIPQISAVMGPCAGGAVYSPAMTDFIIMVKDTSHMFITGPEVIKTVLGQEVDFEELGGALVHMQTSGVCHFMADNEQECIELIKKLLSYLPSNNMEDPPTEETGDDPNRTDDHLEEIVPDDPDKPYDTKNIITTVVDNGEFLEVHPLWAPNIVVGFARLNGRSIGIVANQPKYYAGTLDVNSSTKAARFIRFCDAFNIPIITFEDVPGFLPGIDQEHGGIIRHGSKLLFAYCEATVPKITVIIRKAYGGAYDVMGSKHSGADINYAWPSAEIAVMGPAGAINIIFRKDIAKAKDPQKRKKELTTEYREKFANPYIAAEKGYIDDVIEPSQTRPKLISALEMLVTKRESRPPKKHPNIPL
- the cysS gene encoding cysteine--tRNA ligase, with product MLMLRFYNTMTRKKEVFEPIEEGKVRLYSCGLTVYDYAHIGNLRAYVFVDLLRRWLEYQGFNVKHVMNITDVDDKTIRGMQKESISLKQYTQRYIDAFFEDLQVLNIKKAKIVPKATEHIDEMVRLVETLMEKGYGYRGEDGSIYYAISRFKNYGKLSKMKLKKLKAGARVKVDEYGKEQASDFTLWKAWDPDDDNVFWETKLGKGRPGWHIECSAMSMKYLGETLDIHTGGVDNIFPHHENEIAQSEAATGKKFVNYWLHNEHLLIKGERMGKSLRNFYTLRDLLRMGHNPFAVRYFLLSTHYRKQFSFTLESLEAAKNTLQRLYDFMERLEEVERREGGKEIKELTEKARKDFENVMDYDLDISKALATVFNLVKEVNILIDQGRIDRAGAEQARNLMIDFDKVLGIFGDFWKRKEEKLPKEVEELIRKREEARKAKDWKTADTIRDKLRMMGIILVDTPEGVKWKKERSND
- a CDS encoding biotin--[acetyl-CoA-carboxylase] ligase, with the translated sequence MSKQNSEKPYKIQTTALGYKIYHYNNVYSTNDTAKEIAKKTSEERIVVLAEAQTRGKGRLGRRWISPKGGVWLSIILRPRITPIEALKLTFITSSAVAKTIKTMFGLMTEVKWPNDVLVNGRKICGILTETSSKRKSVESMVVGVGINANIDLECFSPSLRDAVTSLQYELGHKIKRKALTRNLLRNFEHRYKCLQRGLWNALLQEWKSMATFLGEQVQITSFDDVLAGEAWDIDEDGALVIRLENGTLEKVVVGDLTLRKQP